Proteins co-encoded in one Campylobacter jejuni genomic window:
- a CDS encoding Na+/H+ antiporter NhaC family protein has product MNKFLVLLFLPLVAFANSSEAAANANLFGAFTLIPPLVAIALAFITKDVILSLFAGVLSGTFLLSLSVNIFKAQHLAFVNYYNTAVESFSKIISYILGSTSDPVNAGIILQILCIGGLVALITKMGGAKAVALKFAKRAKSAVSAQVNTWFLGLLIFFDDYANLLIVGPIMRPLADKFKISREKFAFIIDSTAAPVAGIAVISTWIGLEVSLIKTAYEHIGISDISAFGIFVETIPYRFYNIFMLFFVVMTAIMGREFGSMYKAEVRARTTGQIAPLPKSGTLDTAELEDQFLAPKEGIKIRAFDAIVPIFTLIILAILGFYFNGLSTLEGEELAKASANPLSFETFRAAFGNADSSVVLFQAALFAAIVAIFIGVRRRIFNLKEAVETWIYGWKTMIFTIVLLLFAWSLSSIVKDLGTSLFITSLLADKLPEFILPATIFAFASAISFAIGTSYGTMGILMPLAVPLAHEIAKINGMDANAMHHYMVINISCVLTGAIFGNHCSPISDNVILSSMSAKCDHMEHVRTQIPYALFICGISLIAGYIPVSLGLSVWFVLPLNFILIALLLRLIGKKVP; this is encoded by the coding sequence ATGAATAAATTTTTAGTTTTATTGTTTTTACCTTTAGTTGCATTTGCAAACTCCTCAGAAGCAGCTGCAAATGCTAATTTATTTGGAGCTTTTACACTTATACCGCCTTTAGTTGCTATTGCTTTAGCCTTTATCACAAAAGATGTTATTTTGTCACTCTTTGCTGGAGTTTTAAGTGGAACTTTTCTGCTCAGTCTTTCTGTAAATATTTTCAAAGCACAACATTTAGCTTTTGTAAATTATTACAATACCGCAGTAGAATCTTTTTCAAAGATTATTTCTTATATCTTAGGTTCAACTTCTGATCCAGTAAATGCGGGAATCATTTTACAAATTCTTTGTATAGGTGGTCTTGTGGCACTTATCACAAAAATGGGTGGTGCGAAAGCCGTAGCGTTAAAATTTGCCAAAAGAGCCAAATCAGCTGTATCAGCTCAAGTTAACACTTGGTTTTTAGGGCTTTTAATATTTTTTGATGACTATGCTAATTTACTGATCGTAGGTCCAATTATGCGTCCTTTGGCGGATAAATTTAAAATTTCTCGTGAAAAATTTGCCTTTATTATCGACTCTACCGCAGCTCCTGTGGCAGGAATAGCTGTAATTTCTACTTGGATAGGCTTAGAAGTTTCTTTAATTAAAACCGCTTATGAACACATAGGCATTAGCGATATTAGTGCTTTTGGAATTTTTGTCGAAACCATACCTTATCGTTTTTATAATATCTTCATGCTTTTTTTTGTAGTCATGACTGCAATCATGGGGCGTGAGTTTGGTTCTATGTACAAGGCTGAAGTGCGTGCAAGAACCACAGGACAAATTGCTCCTCTACCTAAATCAGGCACACTAGATACTGCCGAATTAGAAGATCAGTTTTTAGCGCCAAAAGAAGGTATTAAAATTCGTGCTTTTGATGCTATTGTTCCTATTTTTACTTTAATCATTTTAGCTATATTAGGATTTTATTTTAATGGACTTAGCACTTTAGAAGGCGAAGAACTTGCAAAAGCAAGTGCCAATCCTTTGTCTTTTGAAACTTTTAGAGCTGCTTTTGGAAATGCTGATTCTTCTGTGGTGTTATTCCAAGCTGCTTTGTTTGCTGCTATTGTAGCGATTTTTATTGGGGTGCGTCGTAGAATTTTCAATCTTAAAGAAGCGGTAGAAACTTGGATATATGGCTGGAAAACCATGATTTTTACCATAGTATTGCTTTTATTTGCTTGGTCACTTTCAAGCATAGTAAAAGATCTAGGAACTTCTTTATTTATCACTAGTTTGCTTGCAGACAAATTGCCTGAGTTTATTTTGCCTGCTACTATTTTTGCTTTTGCCTCAGCCATTTCTTTTGCCATAGGAACAAGCTATGGAACTATGGGGATTTTAATGCCTTTGGCTGTGCCTTTAGCTCATGAAATCGCCAAAATCAATGGTATGGATGCAAACGCTATGCATCATTATATGGTTATTAATATAAGCTGCGTTTTAACAGGTGCGATTTTTGGAAACCATTGCTCACCAATTTCAGATAATGTAATCCTTTCATCTATGAGTGCAAAATGCGATCATATGGAGCATGTAAGAACACAAATTCCTTATGCTTTATTTATCTGTGGCATTTCTTTAATCGCTGGATATATTCCTGTATCTTTAGGACTTAGCGTTTGGTTTGTCTTGCCTTTAAATTTCATACTTATTGCACTTTTACTAAGACTCATCGGAAAGAAAGTTCCATGA